The following are from one region of the Tenacibaculum dicentrarchi genome:
- a CDS encoding pseudouridine synthase: protein MEHRHFIIHKPYGYLSQFITNETKRKKKMLGELFDFPEKTMAIGRLDFASEGLLFLTTDGKVSAAVRSKKVEKEYYVQVDGLITNDAIEKLKKGVEIGFDGKKYITLPGKASIIDTPNFPNRSQKIRDERHGPTSWVSIVISEGKFRQVRKMTAAVGFPTLRLIRVRIGDIHLNNMKSGEVKETDTLV, encoded by the coding sequence ATGGAACACCGTCATTTTATTATTCATAAACCTTATGGTTATCTTTCTCAATTCATTACAAATGAAACTAAAAGAAAGAAAAAAATGTTAGGAGAATTGTTTGATTTCCCTGAAAAAACAATGGCAATCGGACGTTTAGATTTTGCATCCGAAGGACTTTTATTTTTAACTACGGATGGAAAAGTAAGTGCTGCAGTACGTAGTAAAAAAGTAGAAAAAGAATATTATGTACAAGTTGACGGACTTATAACTAATGATGCTATTGAAAAATTAAAAAAAGGTGTAGAAATTGGTTTCGATGGTAAAAAATACATCACGCTACCTGGAAAAGCGTCTATAATAGATACGCCTAATTTCCCTAATAGGTCTCAAAAAATTAGAGACGAACGTCATGGTCCTACAAGCTGGGTTAGTATTGTTATTTCAGAAGGAAAATTTAGGCAAGTTCGTAAAATGACCGCCGCTGTTGGTTTTCCTACTTTACGTTTAATTAGAGTTCGTATTGGTGATATTCATTTAAATAATATGAAATCTGGTGAGGTAAAAGAAACAGATACTTTAGTCTAA